The genome window CCAGTCACCCTTGTAATAGTCCATGTACTGGCCCATCGGGTGCTCGCCCATCGCGTTCAGGGTCACCTCCAGGGTCACCGGATGGGTCTGGTCCTTGATGGTGAGGTCGCCGGTCACCGTGGCGGTGGTGTCGGAGGTCTTCTCCACCTTGGTGGAGACGAAATGCGCCTCGCCATATTCGTCGGCATCGAAGAAATCGGCGCTCTTGAGGTGGTCGTCCAGCGCGGCCACGCCGGTGTCGATCGAGCTGGTGTCGATGGTCATGTCGACCTTGGCCGAGGCGATGTCGGACTTGTCGAGATCGACGGTGCCGGTCACGGTGCGGAAGTTGAGCTGCTGGCGAGAGAAACCCACATGGGTCCAGCTCGCGCGCACATTCGTGTGGCTGGGATCCGGGCTGTAGGTCTCGGCGGACGCCTGGGTCGCAGCGGCGACGAGAACGGCAGCGGCGAAGGTGGACAGAAGGCGCATCGGAATCTCCTGGTGCGTGTGTGTTTCAGACGCCATGAAACATACGTTCCACTACTCCGGAGACAACCGCCCGGGCTTTGGATAGATTGTTTCCGAAACCGCGACATCACGTCGCCCGACCGGCCCGCGCCGGGCGGGCCGGCGCGGTGCGCAGGGTCAGACCAGGGTCTTCAGTTCGTTTGCCGGGTCGGCCACGGCCTCCGGCGCGGGGGAGATCCCGGCCTCGATCCAGCGCTTTGCCTGCATGTAGGCTCGCGGATCGTTCATCGCGTCCACCGCCAGCAGCGTGTCGGCGTGGAAGTACCAGACCGATTGCGTGCCCTCGCGCGCGCCGGGGCGCACCACCACCCGGTCATAGCCGGTGTTCAGCCCGGCAATCTGCAGCTTCACGTCATATTGATCGGACCAGAACCAGGGCTTGGGCACGTAGGGTGTCTCGTCGCCCAGCATGGCGTCGGCCACGGCCTCGGCCTGGTCGATGGCGTTCTGCACCGATTCCAGCCGGATGCGGTGGCCGCGGTAGGGGAAGGAGGCGCAGTCGCCGGCGGCGTAGACCGACGGGTCCGAGGTGCGGCCGTGGGCGTCCACCGCGATGCCGTTGTCGAGCGCGATGCCGGCGGCATCGGCCAGGGCCACGTCCGGGTGGATGCCGATGCCGATGATGGCGAAATCCGCCTCGATGACCGAGCCGTCGGCCAGCTCCGCCCCGCACACCCGGCCGTCGCGGCCCAGCAGCTTCGACAGGCCCATGCCCTCGCGCAGGTCCACCCCCCGCGCGAGGTGCAGGGCGCGGAACCAGGCGGAGGTCTCGGGAGAGGCCACACGCTGCAGGATGCGCGGCGCGGCCTCGAGCAGGGTCACCTTCAGGCCCAGCCTGGAGGCCACGGCAGCCGCTTCCAGCCCGATGTAGCCGCCGCCCACGATGAGCGCGCGCGCGCCCTCGCGGAACTCCGCCGCCATCGCGTCCACATCCGCGAGGCCCCGCACCGGGTAGAGCCCCGCGAGGTCCCCGCCGATCACCGGGGCCAGCATGCGCGGGCGCGACCCGGTGGTGAGCGCCAGCGCGTCATAGGGCAGGGCGGTGCCGTCAGCCAGCCGCACGGTCTTCGCGGCGCGGTCGATGGCGGAGACGCGGGTGCCGGTCTTCAGGGCGATGCCCTGCTCCTCGTAGAAGCTCGCGGCGCGCAGCAGCAGGCGCTCCAGCGGCATCTCGCCCAGCAGGTAGCCCTTGGAAAGCGGCGGGCGCTGGTAGGGGGCCTGGGGCTCCTCGCCCAACAGTGTCACCGATCCGGTGAAGCCCTTCGCGCGCAGCCTGGCCACCAGCGAAGCCCCCGCCTGGCCCGCGCCGACGACGACGATATTCTCCATGGAACCCCCTGCTCCTGTGCGCCCGACGTTCTTGTTTTCGTGCCGGCTGCCCTCTGGCGGCTGACCGGCGATACCCTATAATCCCGCCCGAACCCAATGCAACCGAAGAGGGGAATGGCATGGCTATCTCAACAGGCGACACGCTTCCGGAAGCGAGCTTCGTGAAGCTCGGCGCGAACGGGCCGGAAGCGGTTTCCACCGCCGAGGTGTTCAAGGGGCGCAAGGTGGCGCTCTTCGCGGTGCCCGGCGCCTACACGCCCACCTGCCACAACACCCATGTGCCGAGCTTCGTGAAGGCCGCCGAGGCGCTGAGCTCGAAGGGCGTGGACGAGATCGTCTGCGTCTCGGTGAACGACCCGTTCGTGATGAAGGCCTGGGGCGAGGCCACCGGCGCCACCGATGCCGGCATCACCATGCTGGCCGACCCGCTGTCGGATTTCACCACCAAGGTGGGCATGGACTTCTCCGCCCCGCCGGTGGGGCTGATGAGCCGCTCGAAGCGCTACTCCATGTTCGTCGAGGACGGCGTGGTGAAGGTGCTCAACGTGGAAGCCGCCCCGGGCGAGACCGTCTGCTCGCTGGGCGACACGCTCGTGGACCAGATCTGACCCCGCAGGGCCCCGCCGCCCGTGCGCAGGCGGCGGGGCCCGATCCTTCGGGGGGCGGCCCCCGTCCCCGGAGGGGACAATTCGTTCCCGTCCCCGGAGGGGACAATTCGTCCCGCGTCCCCGGAGGTGACAATTCGTTCCCGTCCCCGGAGGAGCAGTTTGTTCTCATCTCCGGAGAGAGAGTTTCGCTCCCGTCCCCGGAGGCGATACTTCGACCCGCGTCCCCGGAGCGGACAATTCATCCTGCGTCCGCGGAGGGACAACTCGTCCCGCGTCCCCGGTGCGGACACTTGGTACCCCGTCCCGGCAGCGGACATTTCGCACTCCGTTCCGGCGGGGGACAGGTTCATCCCGCCCGGGAGCGACCTGCCCCCGCCTTCTCCGGCGACGGTCCGGCCCCGCTCCGGAAACGACAGTCCGCCCCAGCCCCCGAGACGCCGATGACCATCGCCATCCTTGCCTACGGCTCGCTGATCTGGGACCTGGAGGTGCTCGCGCCGCAAGTGCGCCTGCCCTGGGCGATGGGCGGGGGGCCGATGCTG of Paroceanicella profunda contains these proteins:
- a CDS encoding YceI family protein; this encodes MRLLSTFAAAVLVAAATQASAETYSPDPSHTNVRASWTHVGFSRQQLNFRTVTGTVDLDKSDIASAKVDMTIDTSSIDTGVAALDDHLKSADFFDADEYGEAHFVSTKVEKTSDTTATVTGDLTIKDQTHPVTLEVTLNAMGEHPMGQYMDYYKGDWIGVTATGTVKRSDWGLDMMVPAISDEIQLFISTEMKAE
- a CDS encoding NAD(P)/FAD-dependent oxidoreductase translates to MENIVVVGAGQAGASLVARLRAKGFTGSVTLLGEEPQAPYQRPPLSKGYLLGEMPLERLLLRAASFYEEQGIALKTGTRVSAIDRAAKTVRLADGTALPYDALALTTGSRPRMLAPVIGGDLAGLYPVRGLADVDAMAAEFREGARALIVGGGYIGLEAAAVASRLGLKVTLLEAAPRILQRVASPETSAWFRALHLARGVDLREGMGLSKLLGRDGRVCGAELADGSVIEADFAIIGIGIHPDVALADAAGIALDNGIAVDAHGRTSDPSVYAAGDCASFPYRGHRIRLESVQNAIDQAEAVADAMLGDETPYVPKPWFWSDQYDVKLQIAGLNTGYDRVVVRPGAREGTQSVWYFHADTLLAVDAMNDPRAYMQAKRWIEAGISPAPEAVADPANELKTLV
- a CDS encoding peroxiredoxin encodes the protein MAISTGDTLPEASFVKLGANGPEAVSTAEVFKGRKVALFAVPGAYTPTCHNTHVPSFVKAAEALSSKGVDEIVCVSVNDPFVMKAWGEATGATDAGITMLADPLSDFTTKVGMDFSAPPVGLMSRSKRYSMFVEDGVVKVLNVEAAPGETVCSLGDTLVDQI